One segment of Procambarus clarkii isolate CNS0578487 chromosome 1, FALCON_Pclarkii_2.0, whole genome shotgun sequence DNA contains the following:
- the LOC123760283 gene encoding uncharacterized protein translates to MSSSHSSGSSGGRVPGAWPHPVTAAHALTPKNLLRLHSLPIAAHLHTPTAPPGLDLSRPLLLYTNYTSNKVRGVSLRPGKDGGLTPVGPAIVIPESYTGWFAIVTSDGHTAPFFSTVEQVVSSQLSFFLTRYDVPAYTNLHNENGRMTYQKTVVQSGHVLKLLGIFEDLNAKKTNSGGRGRDAAFLFNCSKYAQCLNYKNEVVFLPFSASGRFYTTAHKTSKNPNHVYLMAHILKNHKLPLTVRLVCGYMPRVPCSFTGVLRLEQAQKEAVILACTMTNEAQATLFEIDVSSNFVLTPVKDPIFPKTPIFLKTVSYCEDEAYAWRRQIKVTHHVTERRSKSVSRSISDTFLQHPRHLNFAFLADHDRKKVRGRDKSRDRLAGLRVLDKTRDNSKENLLRASSRDRLTERSRSRLQDKCKQLVREKDKQQDKTTDKLQEKCPSKVNGKTHDQRKLSKQNTYIFQNLRSSKAQEKRQEADAVRRLNKSIENLDYSRVVDDISPLQGGGDDDDEEEEEEEEQHYAEICDIINKSGVTGMQDGNKREKRKSIGDREHSIHDLQPSDADNNLCFTLLKKDIGGYYVSIPGFEVPKEDFDPAAVDDEDRSYDSLC, encoded by the exons ATGTCCAGCTCCCACTCCTCGGGGTCGTCAGGTGGGCGGGTGCCAGGAGCGTGGCCCCACCCGGTGACCGCCGCCCACGCCTTAACACCCAAGAACTTGCTGCGTCTTCACAGCCTTCCCATCGCCGCCCACCTCCACACGCCCACAGCGCCGCCCGGCCTCGACCTCTCCCGCCCTCTACTGCTATACACCAACTACACCTCGAATAAG GTCCGGGGCGTGTCGCTGCGGCCTGGTAAGGACGGTGGACTTACCCCTGTGGGACCCGCCATCGTCATCCCAGAGTCCTACACAG GATGGTTCGCCATAGTGACGAGCGATGGCCACACGGCTCCGTTCTTCTCCACCGTGGAGCAGGTCGTCAGCAGCCAgctctccttcttcctcacccGCTATGACGTCCCGGCCTACACCAACCTGCACAACG aaaatggacGCATGACGTATCAAAAAACGGTGGTGCAGAGTGGACACGTCTTGAAGCTTCTCGGGATCTTTGAGGATCTTAACGCCAAGAAGACCAACAGCGGAGGCCGAGGTCGTGACGctgccttcctcttcaactgcagCAAATATGCCCAGTGCCTTAACTACAAGAATGAG GTTGTGTTCTTGCCGTTCTCTGCCTCTGGTCGGTTCTACACGACGGCCCACAAGACCAGCAAGAACCCCAACCACGTCTACCTTATGGCCCACATCCTCAAGAACCATAAGCTGCCCCTCACCGTCCGCCTTGTTTGTGGCTACATGCCTCGCGTCCCTTGTAGCTTTACCG GTGTGCTGCGTCTGGAGCAGGCGCAGAAGGAGGCGGTGATCTTGGCGTGTACCATGACCAACGAGGCTCAAGCCACGCTGTTCGAGATCGACGTGTCGTCCAACTTCGTGCTGACGCCGGTAAAGGACCCGATATTCCCCAAGACGCCAATTTTCCTCAAGACCGTCTCGTACTGCGAGGACGAGGCCTACGCTTGGAGGAGGCAGATCAAG GTGACGCACCACGTAACAGAGAGACGCTCCAAGTCTGTGAGCCGTTCCATCAGCGACACCTTCTTGCAGCATCCAAGACATCTAAACTTCGCCTTCCTGGCCGACCACGACCGCAAGAAGGTGAGAGGCCGCGACAAGTCGAGGGACCGCCTGGCCGGCCTCCGTGTCCTCGACAAGACCCGAGACAACAGCAAGGAGAACCTGCTTCGCGCCTCAAGCAGGGACAGGCTGACGGAGAGAAGTAGGAGCAGGCTGCAGGACAAATGTAAACAGCTTGTGAGAGAGAAGGATAAGCAACAGGACAAGACTACAGACAAACTGCAAGAAAAGTGCCCCAGCAAGGTGAACGGGAAGACCCATGACCAGAGGAAGTTGTCGAAGCAAAACACGTACATCTTCCAGAACCTCCGGAGCAGCAAGGCCCAGGAGAAGAGGCAAGAGGCCGACGCAGTGAGGAGACTCAACAAATCCATTGAAAACTTGGACTATTCTCGGGTCGTGGACGATATTAGCCCATTACAAGGCggaggagacgacgacgacgaggaagaagaggaggaggaggagcagcattaTGCAGAAATTTGCGACATCATCAATAAAAGCGGAGTGACAGGCATGCAAGATGGCAATAAACGCGAAAAGAGAAAATCGATCGGCGACCGAGAGCACTCCATCCACGATCTCCAGCCCAGCGACgctgacaataatttgtgtttcaCTCTATTGAAAAAAGACATCGGTGGCTACTATGTGTCGATTCCCGGGTTCGAGGTGCCCAAAGAAGATTTCGATCCTGCAGCAGTCGATGACGAAGACAGGAGTTACGATTCCCTTTGTTAA